In Dromaius novaehollandiae isolate bDroNov1 chromosome 4, bDroNov1.hap1, whole genome shotgun sequence, a single genomic region encodes these proteins:
- the LYAR gene encoding cell growth-regulating nucleolar protein isoform X1: MVVFTCSACGESVKKAQVEKHVNICRSCQCLSCMDCGKDFWGDDYKDHVKCISEDQKYGGKDFEAKANKGDAKQQEWIQKIHAVMKKPNISPKVQNILEQMRVFDNIPRKKVKFQNWMKNSLRITDSTLQDQVWDIFSEANRNISSEKKQDKPQQKEEDQSAESGEKTIGEENGITDDKIERKKSKRERKEERQKNKKKEKKELKLENQLASSETKKNKKSKKGKESTENEFEINGNGHQSEMEEETNVKKRKRKHAEEEPRITTKRMKNENASEDVGTKENTNASEEGVGTDKGKFNWKGTIKAVLKQAPDNEISIKKLRKKVIAQYYAVAGEHHRSEEDILGIFNKKVSNNPKFRVLKDKVKLLK, from the exons ATGGTAGTTTTCACATGCAGCGCATGTGGAGAGTCAGTGAAGAAAGCACAGGTCGAAAAACATGTGAACATTTGCAGGAGCTGTCAGTGCCTTTCTTGCATGGATTGTGGCAAGGATTTCTG GGGTGACGATTACAAAGACCATGTGAAGTGCATAAGTGAAGACCAGAAATATGGTGGTAAAGATTTTGAAGCCAAAGCTAACAAAGGAGATGCTAAACAACAGGAGTGGATTCAG aaaaTTCATGCAGTAATGAAGAAGCCAAATATTAGCCCTAAAGTGCAGAATATTTTGGAGCAAATGCGTGTCTTTGATaatattccaagaaaaaaagtaaaatttcag AACTGGATGAAGAACAGCTTGAGAATCACTGACAGCACTTTGCAAGACCAAGTGTGGGATATTTTTTCTGAAGCAAACAGAAAT atttcaagtgaaaaaaaacaagacaagccacagcagaaggaagaagaCCAGTCTGCAGAAAGTGGGGAAAAAACTATTGGAGAAGAAAATGGAATTACAGATGACAAAAtcgagaggaaaaaaagtaagagagaaagaaaagaagagagacaaaagaacaaaaagaaggagaaaaaagaactgaaattagAAAACCAGCTAGCaagctcagaaacaaaaaagaataaaaagtccaaaaaaggaaaggaaagtacGGAGAATGaatttgaaataaatggaaatggCCATCAAagtgaaatggaagaagaaacaaatgtaAAGAAACGCAAACGTAAACATGcagaag AGGAACCTCGTATCACaacaaagagaatgaaaaatgaaaatgcttcagaagacgtgggaacaaaagaaaacaccaatGCCAGTGAAGAAGGTGTGGGAACAGataaag GCAAATTCAACTGGAAAGGAACCATCAAAGCTGTTCTGAAACAGGCTCCAGACAatgaaatttcaattaaaaaattaagaaaaaag GTTATAGCTCAGTATTATGCAGTAGCTGGCGAACATCACAGATCAGAAGAGGATATTCTAGGCATATTTAATAAGAAAGTCAGTAACAATCCCAAATTTAGGGTTTTAAAGGACAAAGTTAAACTTCTCAAATAA
- the LYAR gene encoding cell growth-regulating nucleolar protein isoform X2 has protein sequence MVVFTCSACGESVKKAQVEKHVNICRSCQCLSCMDCGKDFWGDDYKDHVKCISEDQKYGGKDFEAKANKGDAKQQEWIQKIHAVMKKPNISPKVQNILEQMRVFDNIPRKKVKFQNWMKNSLRITDSTLQDQVWDIFSEANRNISSEKKQDKPQQKEEDQSAESGEKTIGEENGITDDKIERKKSKRERKEERQKNKKKEKKELKLENQLASSETKKNKKSKKGKESTENEFEINGNGHQSEMEEETNVKKRKRKHAEEEPRITTKRMKNENASEDVGTKENTNASEEGKFNWKGTIKAVLKQAPDNEISIKKLRKKVIAQYYAVAGEHHRSEEDILGIFNKKVSNNPKFRVLKDKVKLLK, from the exons ATGGTAGTTTTCACATGCAGCGCATGTGGAGAGTCAGTGAAGAAAGCACAGGTCGAAAAACATGTGAACATTTGCAGGAGCTGTCAGTGCCTTTCTTGCATGGATTGTGGCAAGGATTTCTG GGGTGACGATTACAAAGACCATGTGAAGTGCATAAGTGAAGACCAGAAATATGGTGGTAAAGATTTTGAAGCCAAAGCTAACAAAGGAGATGCTAAACAACAGGAGTGGATTCAG aaaaTTCATGCAGTAATGAAGAAGCCAAATATTAGCCCTAAAGTGCAGAATATTTTGGAGCAAATGCGTGTCTTTGATaatattccaagaaaaaaagtaaaatttcag AACTGGATGAAGAACAGCTTGAGAATCACTGACAGCACTTTGCAAGACCAAGTGTGGGATATTTTTTCTGAAGCAAACAGAAAT atttcaagtgaaaaaaaacaagacaagccacagcagaaggaagaagaCCAGTCTGCAGAAAGTGGGGAAAAAACTATTGGAGAAGAAAATGGAATTACAGATGACAAAAtcgagaggaaaaaaagtaagagagaaagaaaagaagagagacaaaagaacaaaaagaaggagaaaaaagaactgaaattagAAAACCAGCTAGCaagctcagaaacaaaaaagaataaaaagtccaaaaaaggaaaggaaagtacGGAGAATGaatttgaaataaatggaaatggCCATCAAagtgaaatggaagaagaaacaaatgtaAAGAAACGCAAACGTAAACATGcagaag AGGAACCTCGTATCACaacaaagagaatgaaaaatgaaaatgcttcagaagacgtgggaacaaaagaaaacaccaatGCCAGTGAAGAAG GCAAATTCAACTGGAAAGGAACCATCAAAGCTGTTCTGAAACAGGCTCCAGACAatgaaatttcaattaaaaaattaagaaaaaag GTTATAGCTCAGTATTATGCAGTAGCTGGCGAACATCACAGATCAGAAGAGGATATTCTAGGCATATTTAATAAGAAAGTCAGTAACAATCCCAAATTTAGGGTTTTAAAGGACAAAGTTAAACTTCTCAAATAA